The genomic stretch CGTCGATCGGCGAGTCGTGTGTGTGGGCGGGAATGACGCGCGAGGCGCCAAAGGGAACAGGCCGCGCGGCGCAGCGGCACGCGTGTTGGGCGGCGCAGCGCAAAGCCCGCGCCGCCGCACCAGACAAGGTGACGCGCCGCGTCAGAAGCCGAGGCTTGCGAGCAGATCGTCGACCTGGCCCTGATCCTGCACGACGTCCGTCTTGCCTTCCGGGTTGATCTGCGGGCCGTTCAACAGGCTCTGCGGGCTGCCCGTCGGCGACATCGGCTCGTGCTGGGCTTCCGCCACGAGCTGTTGTGCCGTCGCGGCGAACTGCTCACGCCGCTCCGCCGCGATGTTGTCGATCAGCACGCCAAGCAGTTGCTGCTCGATCAGGTACACGACGTCCGTGATCTTCTTGATGACCTGACCCGTCAGATCCTGAAAGTCCTGGGCCATCATGATCTCGAGCATCTGGGAGTTGGTCGCCGTCGTGACTTCCGGCACGCCGCGCAGGAAGGTGCGGGTGTCGCTCATCAGCGCGCGCACTTCCTCGCGCTCGATCGGCGCCGAGTACCACTGCTCCCAGCGCGCGTCCAGCTCGGCCGCGTCCTTCTGCAACTGCTCCTGCATCGGTTTCGCGACCTCGATCGCCGACAGCACGCGCTCAGCGGCCTGCTCGGTCATCGTCGCGATGTATTTCAGACGGTCGCGGGCATCCGGCACCGCTTCCGCCGCACGCTCGACATGCTTGTCGATGCCCAGCTCGCGCATCGAATCGCGCAACGTGCGCGTCAGCTGTCCGATGCGCGCGAGGATGCGGTCGGTCGCGAGGTCGGTGCCGTCTTCACGCGCGCCTTGCTCGTTGATCGGTGGGTTCACATCAGCTCCCCGTTTTCGCCATCTTCTCGAGAATCTTGTTGAGCTTCTCGTCGAGCGTCGCAGCCGTGAACGGCTTCACCACATAGCCGCTTGCGCCAGCCTGGGCCGCCGCAATGATGTTTTCCTTCTTCGATTCCGCCGTCACCATCAGCACGGGCAGATGCGAGAGCGACGCGTCCGCGCGGATTTCCTTCAGCATCGCGAGGCCGTCGAGGTTCGGCATGTTCCAGTCCGAAATCACGAAGTCATAGTTGCCGCCGCGCAGACGCGCAAGGCCGGCTGCGCCGTCTTCCGCTTCATCGACGTTCGAGTAGCCCAGTTCCTTCAGCAGATTGCGGACGATCCGGCGCATCGTCGGAAAATCGTCCACAACCAGAATCTTCATTCCCTTATCCATTTCCTGTTCCTTTTCCCCAATCCAGATGTGCGGTGGTCTTCGGCTTATCTCAGATTTGCGCCGAGGCCCGCATCATACGCGCTGAACCCGATCACCCATTGTCGCCAGACGGGTCATCACGCGCCGGCTCATCTCCGACAGCGACGCGATTTCGTCAGCGGCCCCCATCGCGATCGCCTCGCGCGGCATGCCGAACACGATGCAGCTCGCTTCGTCCTGCGCGAGCGTGTACGCGCCGGCTTTCCTCATGTCCAGCAAACCCGCCGCGCCGTCGCGTCCCATGCCCGTGAGAATCACGCCGACGGCGTTCTTCCCCGCATGCTGCGCCGCCGAGCGGAACAACACATCGACAGACGGACGATGCCGGTTGACGGGCGGGTCGTCTGACAGATGCGCAATATAGTTGGCGCCGCTACGGGCGAGCAAAAGGTGTGCGTGACCAGGCGCGATGTACGCATGACCCGGCAACACGCGTTCGCCGTGCTCAGCTTCTTTAACGGTAATCCGGCACAAACCATTAAGGCGTTGTGCGAAAGATTTTGTAAAACCGGGCGGCATGTGCTGCGCAATGAGCACAGCGGGCGCATCGGGCGGCAGCGGCACCAGCACTTCGCGGATCGCTTCCGTGCCACCCGTCGAAGCGCCAACGATGATCAGCTTTTCCGTCGACACGAGCGGGTTGTTGAAGAGCGGCGCAGGCGATGCAGCGTGAGCCGCCGCGCCGGCCTGCGCGGACGACGCCGGCGCATGCTGCGCGGGCGCGGCCTGGCGCACGCGCGCGCGGGCTGCGGCGCGGATCTTGTCGGCGAGCTTTTCCGAGTAGTCGAGCATGCCGTCGCGAATGCCCACCTTCGGCTTCGTGACGAAATCGACGGCGCCCAGTTCGAGCGCGCGCAGCGTGATTTCCGAGCCGCGCTCGGTCAACGACGACACCATCACGACGGGCATCGGACGCAGACGCATCAGCTTTTCGAGGAAGTCGAGGCCGTCCATGCGCGGCATTTCGACATCGAGCGTCAGCACGTCGGGGTTGTGCTGCTTGATGAGCTCACGCGCGACGAGCGGATCCGGCGCGGTTGCGACGACCGTCATGTCGGGCTGACTATTGATGATTTCCGTCATCAAGCTACGAATCAACGCCGAATCGTCGACGCACAATACTTTGATCTTTTGCACAGCGATCACGCCTCCTCTACAGTCCTGGCGTTATTTGGTTGAGTCGGGCGCGCGGTCGCGCCAAATAGTTCGATACGGGGCTTCGCGCCGGCCGGGCGCGCCGTGCCCGTCGCTACGCCTGCGCCCGACGCTGCGCCGGCCCCGAACAGTTCGATGCGCGGTTTCGCGGCGGCAGGCGACGAGAACAGCTCGACGCGCGCACGGGCTTTCGCAAGCCGCTCGGCGCGCTCTTCGGCCGTTTGACGTGCGAGCGCCTGTTCGCGCTCGGCGACGCCCTCTTCCTGCTGCAGACGCAGTTTCTTCACCATCACCTGACCCGTGCGCGGCATGAACGCGACCTTGCGCGGATGCTTGCCTTCCAGGTCTTCGGCGACGATGCGGATTTTTTCGAGCGCGAGGTAACGGCGCACGAACGCCGAGTTGCGATCGCCGATGTTCATCGTCGTCATGCCCGCCAGCACGGCCGCGCCGCCGAACACCTTCGCCTCGAAACGCTCGCGGCGGCCGCCCGCCTTGATCAGTTCGTTGATCAGCACTTCCATCGCGTAGGCGCCGTAGCGCATCGAATCGGAGGCAGCTTGCGCGACATCGGCGCCGTCGTCGGGCAGCATGAAGTGATTCATGCCGCCGATGCCTGCCGTCCGATCCTGAATGCACGCCGCCACGCACGAGCCGAGCACCGTGACGAGCACCATGTCGTCGTGCGTCGTGTAGAACTCGTTCGGCAGCAGCTTCACGCCGGGGCGCTTGAAGTGGTTGTCGAAATACAGGTTGGTGGCGATGGGCAGGCCGCTCATGCTGGCACCCCGCTCGTCACACCGTGGCTCGACGCACGCTGGGCCGTACGGCTCGCGCCCGTGTCGCGCGTCAGCTCATAGACGGTCTGGCCGCGCAGCCGGAAACCCTGCGTGACGTACGTGAAGTTCTCCGAGTGCCCGGCGAACAGCAGCCCGCCCGACTTCACGAGCGGCTCGAAGCGCGACAGCACCTGCGCCTGCGTCGGCTTGTCGAAGTAGATCATCACGTTGCGGCAGAAGATCGCGTCGAACTGCGTGTTCAGCCGGTAGTCGCGATCGGTCAGGTTCAGTTGTTCGAAGCGGATCATCGCGCGCACTTCCGGGCGCACCTTCACCATCCCCGCGTGCGCGCCCGTGCCTTTCAGAAAGAAGCGCTTGAGCCGCTCGGGCGACAGATGCTTGACCTGATCGAACTGGTACATGCCCGCTTCGCCTTTTGCGAGCACCTGCGTGTCGATGTCCGTTGCGAGCACCGTCGCCTGGCGCGCGGCATGATCGCCGAGCGCTTCGATCAGCGTCATCGCGATCGAATACGGCTCCTCACCCGTCGATGCCGCCGAGCACCACACCGACACGGGCGCCGGCCGCTGCTTGACGAAACCTGCGAGGATCGGAAAGTGATGCGCCTCGCGAAAGAACGCGGTGAGGTTCGTGGTGAGCGCGTTGGTGAACGCTTCCCACTCGGCGGGGTCGTTGTCCGCTTCGAGCATGTCGAGATACTGGCGGAACGAGTCGAGCCCGCGCGCGCGCAAACGGCGCGCGAGCCGGCTGTATGCCATGTCCCGCTTGTGGTCGGACAGCGAAATGCCTGCGCTGCGGTGAATCAGTTCACGAATGCGGGCAAAATCCGCCGATGTGAACTCGAAGTCGCGTGCCTGCTCGCCGGTCCTTGCCGGCTCTGCCCGCTCGGGGCGTGATTGCGCGCGCGTTGCCATCATGATGTCTTCCGTGTTTCATAAGGAGCGCCGCACCGCCCGCCGATCCCGCCAATGCCGCTGTTGCTTCCAATACCGCCTGCGATGTTGCATGCGCTGTCGCCAGCGCCGCGGCCCGCTTCACTACCTGCTTTCAACCATGCTGCCCGCGGCGCGATCGAGCCTGCCGTGTGCAGCTTTCTGCTGTGTTCTGCTGCGTGAGCGAACCCAACGCCCGCTGCGCCTGCGCGTTCACGACGCATCGCGCGAAAACGTCCGTCTCGAAACGAGGTGCCGGGAACTCGCATATCCATCCACCGCGCGTCAGAACGTTTCCCAGTCGGCGTCCGAGGTCGCAGCCGCCGCTGTCTTTCGCGGCGCCGGTTCGGCGGCCGCCGCGGGCGCCTTCTTCACCACGGGTTCGACGCGTGCGGACGCTGCCGCTTCCGTCTTCGCGACGACAGGTTGCGCAGGAGCCGGCGCCTTCGCGGCATGCGCGACGGCGGCTTTCACGCGGCTCTTCGCCGTGTTCGCCGACGGCATCGCCTTCGCGCCGCCTTGCGCACCGGCTACCCGCCATTTCCCGATCACCGTCTGCAGCGAGCGGGTCTGCTCTTCGAGCGACGCGGCAGCCGCCGCAGCCTGTTCGACGAGTGCGGCATTCTGCTGCGTAACTTCGTCCATCTGCACGACAGCGCGGTTGACCTGCTCGATGCCGCCCGACTGTTCTTCCGAGGCCGCGCTGATCTCGCCCATGATGTCCGTCACGCGGCGCACGGCCTGCACGATCTCGTCCATCGTCGTGCCTGCACGGCCGACGAGCGCCGAGCCGCTCTCTACCTTGTCGGCGGAGTCGCCGATCAGTTCCTTGATTTCCTTCGCCGCGCTCGCGCTGCGCTGCGCGAGGCTGCGCACTTCGCCTGCGACGACCGCGAAGCCGCGGCCCTGCTCGCCTGCACGCGCCGCTTCGACGGCTGCGTTCAGCGCGAGAATGTTGGTCTGGAACGCGATGCCCTCGATCACGCTGATGATGTCGACGACCTTGTTCGAGCTGGTCGCGATGTCCTGCATCGTGCTCACCACCTGGCTGACCACTTCGCCGCCGCGCGTCGCGATATCGGACGCGTTCACGGCAAGCTGGCTCGCCTGGCGCGCGTTGTCGGCGTTCTGCTTCACGGTGCCCGTCAGCTGCTCCATGCTCGATGCCGTTTCCTGCAGCGACGCAGCCTGCTGTTCCGTGCGCTGCGACAGGTCCGTGTTGCCCATCGCAATTTCGCGCGCACCTGTGTCGATCGACTCGACGCTCGTGTGCACGGCCTTGATCATCGTCTGCAGGCTGTCCTGCATCGCCTTGACGGCCCTGAACAGGCGGCCGATTTCATTGCTGCCCGTCGCATCCACCTGCTGCGTCAGGTCGCCCCTTGCGATCTGCTCGAAGCACGCCACCGCGTCGTTCAGCGGCTGCACGATCATGCCGCGCAGAGCGAAGCGGATTGCCACCACGAGCACCAGCGCGACCGCGATCACGGCGACGATTGCTGCACGCAGCACCGCCATCTGCGCGGCCATGTTCTCCTGCTGCTGGTCCGCGTGCGCCTGCAACGCCTTGACGACGGGCGACGCCGCGTTGTCGTAGTTGACGAACATCGGGCTGATCTTAGTGTCGGCGATCGCGTGATAGCCGGACAGGTCGCTCGCGCGCAGCGCCGTGAACTCGGGGTTCACACCGTCGCTGATCACCGTCGCGCGCTTCGCGACCACGGCGTCGATCAGCGACTGATCGATGCCGTTCTTCGGGGTGTTCAGGAACGCCTGCCAGTTTTCGTTCGATTTACCGAGCAGTTCCGCCGCGCGCTCGAGCACCTGCTTCGATTGCTCGATCTCGCCCGCCGCCGTCAGTGCGTTGACGCGGTCGAGCGAGACGCGCGAGCGCAGCAAGTACGACGCCGAGTCGTTCAGCGTGCGGATCGCGACCATGTCGCCGTGCGCCATGCTGTCCAGCGCGTCGGCCGAGCGGCTCAGCGCGGTGAGCCCGAGCGCCCCGACGATCACCGTCAGTGCAACCAGAATGATCCCCACGACCGTCAACGTCGTCCGGATCGACCATCTGCTCAGCATTGTTGTACTCCCTGATTACCTGTCTGGACCCTGCGGCGTTCCCGCGTCCCGCTTTACCTGCCGAGCGCTTCCGTCAATGCCATTTCCCGGCTGGTCATCAGCTTTTCGATGTCCATCAGGATCAGCATGCGGCCATCGACGGTGCCGAGGCCCGTCAGATATTCCGCCGTCAGCGTCGCGCCGAATTCCGGCGCGGGCATGATCTGGTCGACCGCGAGCGTCAGCACGTCCGACACGCCGTCCACGACCATCCCGACCACGCGGCCCGCCACGTTCAGAATGATCACCACCGTCTGATGGTCGTATTCGACCCGGCCGAGGTGAAACTTGATGCGCATGTCGACGATCGGCACGATGATGCCGCGCAGATTGATCACGCCCTTGATGAACTCCGGCGCGTTTGCGATGCGCGTCACGCTGTCGTAGCCGCGGATTTCCTGCACCTTCAGGATGTCGATGCCGTACTCTTCTGCGCCGAGCGTGAAGATCAGGAATTCCTGACCGCTCGCGTCGGCTTGCGCGTCGCGGCGGCCGATCGAACCGGCTACGCCGTTCGAATTGATGGATTGGACTTCTGCCACGTTTGCCCCCAAAACGGTTGGGATGAGTTGAATTTCGGTTTCACGCGAGCGAGAGCGCCGCACCGTGCGACGCCCGCGTTTCGCGGTTCAGCGCCGCCACGTCCACGATCAGCGCGACGCTGCCGTCGCCGAGAATGGTCGCGGCGGAAATGCCGTGTACCTTGCGGTAGTTCGTTTCGAGGTTCTTCACCACCACCTGCTGCTGGCCGACGAGCTCGTCGATCAGCATCGCGAAGCGCCGACCTTCCGTCTGCATGATGGTGACGATGCCCTGCGTCGGATCGGTGCGCGCACCGTCGACCGAGAACACTTCGTGCAGCGCAACCAGCGGCAGATATTCGCCGCGCACGCGCACGACGCGTTCGCCGTTCGCCACGGTGTAGATGTCGTCGGCCTGCGGCTGCAGCGACTCCATCACGAAGTTCAGCGGCAGGATGAAAATCTCGCTGCCCACCTTCACCGACATGCCGTCGAGAATCGCCAGCGTGAGCGGGAGAATGATGCGCGTCGTGCTGCCCTTGCCCGCCTGCGACGTGATTTCGACGTGACCGCCCATCGACTGGATGTTCCGCTTCACCACGTCCATGCCGACGCCGCGGCCCGAGACGTCCGTCACCTGCTCGGCCGTCGAGAAGCCCGGCAGGAAGATCAGGTTCCAGACTTCGTCGTCCGTCATCGTGTCGCTGACAGTCATGCCCTGCTTCGCGGCCTTCGCGAGAATCTTGTCGCGACGCAGACCGGCGCCGTCGTCGCTGACTTCGATCACGATGTTGCCGCCGTGATGGGCCGCCGACAGCACCAGCTGGCCCGTCGAATCCTTGCCCGCCGCCTTGCGCGCTTCGACCGTTTCGATGCCGTGGTCGAGGCTGTTGCGCACGAGGTGAGTCAGCGGATCGATGATGCGTTCGATCAGGCTCTTGTCGAGTTCGGTCGCCTGACCGAAGGTGACGAGTTCAACCTGCTTGCCGAGCTTCGCCGCCAGATCGCGCACGAGACGCGGGAATCGGCTGAAGACGTAATCCATCGGCATCATGCGGATCGACATGACGGCTTCCTGGAGATCGCGCGCGTTGCGCTCCAGTTGCGCCATGCCATTGAACAGGCGGTCGTGCAGCGCCGGATCGAAAGTGCTGGTGGTCTCGGCCAGCATCGCCTGAGTGATCACAAGTTCGCCGACCAGGTTGATCAGCTGGTCGACCTTTTCGACGCCCACGCGGATCGAGCTGCCTTCTGCATTGGCGGCCGCTGCCGGACGCGCCTTGCGATCGCCTTCGGCGGATGCAGGCGCTGCTTTCGGTGCGGACGCCGCTGCTGCCGGTGCCGGCGCGCCCGTCGCCGGTTCCGCTGCCGCCGCCGGTGCAACGATTGCGGGGTCGGCAGGAGCAGGCGCCTCTGGTGCTGCGGGCTGAGCCGCAGGCTGTGCAACGGCGGCAGCCTGCACGACGGCGGCTGGCGCCCCCGCGCCGCCGCTCGCCATGCCCTCTACTGCCTGTGCTGCCGGCGCCGGCTCGGACTGGGCGGATGCGGATGCTCCAGGCGCACCCTGCTCCGCGCCGCTTGCCGGCGCTGCGCCGCGGCCGATCACGATCTGACTTTCGTCGATCACGAAACAGCACACGGCCGTGATGTCGTCGGACGACACATCGGATTCCAGCCACAGCGTGATGTCGCCGCCCGCCTTCACCTGTCCGACGATTCGGCCCAGATTGCCCAGTT from Paraburkholderia phymatum STM815 encodes the following:
- the cheZ gene encoding protein phosphatase CheZ, which translates into the protein MNPPINEQGAREDGTDLATDRILARIGQLTRTLRDSMRELGIDKHVERAAEAVPDARDRLKYIATMTEQAAERVLSAIEVAKPMQEQLQKDAAELDARWEQWYSAPIEREEVRALMSDTRTFLRGVPEVTTATNSQMLEIMMAQDFQDLTGQVIKKITDVVYLIEQQLLGVLIDNIAAERREQFAATAQQLVAEAQHEPMSPTGSPQSLLNGPQINPEGKTDVVQDQGQVDDLLASLGF
- the cheY gene encoding chemotaxis response regulator CheY, with amino-acid sequence MDKGMKILVVDDFPTMRRIVRNLLKELGYSNVDEAEDGAAGLARLRGGNYDFVISDWNMPNLDGLAMLKEIRADASLSHLPVLMVTAESKKENIIAAAQAGASGYVVKPFTAATLDEKLNKILEKMAKTGS
- a CDS encoding protein-glutamate methylesterase/protein-glutamine glutaminase, which translates into the protein MQKIKVLCVDDSALIRSLMTEIINSQPDMTVVATAPDPLVARELIKQHNPDVLTLDVEMPRMDGLDFLEKLMRLRPMPVVMVSSLTERGSEITLRALELGAVDFVTKPKVGIRDGMLDYSEKLADKIRAAARARVRQAAPAQHAPASSAQAGAAAHAASPAPLFNNPLVSTEKLIIVGASTGGTEAIREVLVPLPPDAPAVLIAQHMPPGFTKSFAQRLNGLCRITVKEAEHGERVLPGHAYIAPGHAHLLLARSGANYIAHLSDDPPVNRHRPSVDVLFRSAAQHAGKNAVGVILTGMGRDGAAGLLDMRKAGAYTLAQDEASCIVFGMPREAIAMGAADEIASLSEMSRRVMTRLATMGDRVQRV
- the cheD gene encoding chemoreceptor glutamine deamidase CheD, coding for MSGLPIATNLYFDNHFKRPGVKLLPNEFYTTHDDMVLVTVLGSCVAACIQDRTAGIGGMNHFMLPDDGADVAQAASDSMRYGAYAMEVLINELIKAGGRRERFEAKVFGGAAVLAGMTTMNIGDRNSAFVRRYLALEKIRIVAEDLEGKHPRKVAFMPRTGQVMVKKLRLQQEEGVAEREQALARQTAEERAERLAKARARVELFSSPAAAKPRIELFGAGAASGAGVATGTARPAGAKPRIELFGATARPTQPNNARTVEEA
- a CDS encoding CheR family methyltransferase, encoding MMATRAQSRPERAEPARTGEQARDFEFTSADFARIRELIHRSAGISLSDHKRDMAYSRLARRLRARGLDSFRQYLDMLEADNDPAEWEAFTNALTTNLTAFFREAHHFPILAGFVKQRPAPVSVWCSAASTGEEPYSIAMTLIEALGDHAARQATVLATDIDTQVLAKGEAGMYQFDQVKHLSPERLKRFFLKGTGAHAGMVKVRPEVRAMIRFEQLNLTDRDYRLNTQFDAIFCRNVMIYFDKPTQAQVLSRFEPLVKSGGLLFAGHSENFTYVTQGFRLRGQTVYELTRDTGASRTAQRASSHGVTSGVPA
- a CDS encoding methyl-accepting chemotaxis protein encodes the protein MLSRWSIRTTLTVVGIILVALTVIVGALGLTALSRSADALDSMAHGDMVAIRTLNDSASYLLRSRVSLDRVNALTAAGEIEQSKQVLERAAELLGKSNENWQAFLNTPKNGIDQSLIDAVVAKRATVISDGVNPEFTALRASDLSGYHAIADTKISPMFVNYDNAASPVVKALQAHADQQQENMAAQMAVLRAAIVAVIAVALVLVVAIRFALRGMIVQPLNDAVACFEQIARGDLTQQVDATGSNEIGRLFRAVKAMQDSLQTMIKAVHTSVESIDTGAREIAMGNTDLSQRTEQQAASLQETASSMEQLTGTVKQNADNARQASQLAVNASDIATRGGEVVSQVVSTMQDIATSSNKVVDIISVIEGIAFQTNILALNAAVEAARAGEQGRGFAVVAGEVRSLAQRSASAAKEIKELIGDSADKVESGSALVGRAGTTMDEIVQAVRRVTDIMGEISAASEEQSGGIEQVNRAVVQMDEVTQQNAALVEQAAAAAASLEEQTRSLQTVIGKWRVAGAQGGAKAMPSANTAKSRVKAAVAHAAKAPAPAQPVVAKTEAAASARVEPVVKKAPAAAAEPAPRKTAAAATSDADWETF
- a CDS encoding chemotaxis protein CheW, yielding MAEVQSINSNGVAGSIGRRDAQADASGQEFLIFTLGAEEYGIDILKVQEIRGYDSVTRIANAPEFIKGVINLRGIIVPIVDMRIKFHLGRVEYDHQTVVIILNVAGRVVGMVVDGVSDVLTLAVDQIMPAPEFGATLTAEYLTGLGTVDGRMLILMDIEKLMTSREMALTEALGR
- the cheA gene encoding chemotaxis protein CheA, which produces MTLDITQFYQTFFDEADELLAQMEQLLLNLDVGHPDPEDLAAIFRAAHSIKGGAATFGFTALTETTHILESLLDRARNNEIVLRKDMIDTFLETKDVLSGQLADYRASAEPDAAVAAAICAKLERLHAESRGEVPAAAAPAAAPAPVAAPAVAVAVAEGHAPEHVVEQAVEAAGEWAENEPAQTGAASSDAAAGPHLKITLRGVGEKDQELLTEELGNLGRIVGQVKAGGDITLWLESDVSSDDITAVCCFVIDESQIVIGRGAAPASGAEQGAPGASASAQSEPAPAAQAVEGMASGGAGAPAAVVQAAAVAQPAAQPAAPEAPAPADPAIVAPAAAAEPATGAPAPAAAASAPKAAPASAEGDRKARPAAAANAEGSSIRVGVEKVDQLINLVGELVITQAMLAETTSTFDPALHDRLFNGMAQLERNARDLQEAVMSIRMMPMDYVFSRFPRLVRDLAAKLGKQVELVTFGQATELDKSLIERIIDPLTHLVRNSLDHGIETVEARKAAGKDSTGQLVLSAAHHGGNIVIEVSDDGAGLRRDKILAKAAKQGMTVSDTMTDDEVWNLIFLPGFSTAEQVTDVSGRGVGMDVVKRNIQSMGGHVEITSQAGKGSTTRIILPLTLAILDGMSVKVGSEIFILPLNFVMESLQPQADDIYTVANGERVVRVRGEYLPLVALHEVFSVDGARTDPTQGIVTIMQTEGRRFAMLIDELVGQQQVVVKNLETNYRKVHGISAATILGDGSVALIVDVAALNRETRASHGAALSLA